From a single Brassica napus cultivar Da-Ae chromosome C9, Da-Ae, whole genome shotgun sequence genomic region:
- the BNAC09G15130D gene encoding uncharacterized protein BNAC09G15130D, translating to MGGCVSTPKSCVGGRARSSKRRKNRTRRKIHKKRAVSSSRLSDGSHLPSFTNPTFQASADEAWFDSNLAFETDCDDDFHSVEDVLSVKEAERISVSSMSSVKDSNLGGGSARNSLSVDEAAIISQSKSESALTDTKQPVYIDEISSNVGDDSSRKDEGLLESCGILPSNCLPCLNSTVPSIEKRRSLSSSPPGTRKKAALKLSFKWREGHATGPLLSTKMQLQRPVAGTQVPFCPLEKKMLDCWSIIEPSSFRVRSKTYFREKKKEFAPNYAAYNPFGVDVFLSRRKINHIAQYVELPVVSTTPTKLPSILVVNVQIPLYPAAIFQGETDGEGMNFVLYFKLSDNYLKEIPPHFQESIQRLIDDEVEKVRGFAMDANVPFRERLKILGRVANVDDLQLNGAEKKLMNAYNEKPVLSRPQHEFYSGENYFEIDIDMHRFSYISRKGFEAFLDRLKNCVLDVGLTIQGNKPEELPEQILCCVRLNGIDYMNYHQLALGQEFL from the exons atgggaggTTGCGTGTCAACGCCTAAGAGCTGCGTAGGAGGGAGAGCAAGGTCAAGCAAGAGGAGAAAGAATCGGACAAGACGAAAGATTCATAAGAAGAGAGCTGTCTCTTCTTCTCGCTTATCTGACGGATCTCACCTTCCTTCCTTCACCAATCCCACCTTCcaag CAAGCGCTGATGAAGCATGGTTTGATTCCAACCTCGCCTTTGAAACAGACTGTGATGATGATTTTCACAGCGTTGAAG ATGTGTTATCAGTAAAGGAAGCTGAGCGTATCTCAGTATCAAGCATGTCATCTGTGAAAGACTCTAACCTCGGAGGAGGCTCCGCTAGGAACTCTCTAAGCGTAGACGAAGCAGCCATCATCTCACAATCAAAATCAGAGAGTGCTTTGACCGACACTAAGCAGCCTGTTTACATAGACGAGATATCTTCAAACGTTGGCGATGACAGCTCGAGAAAAGACGAAGGGTTGCTGGAAAGCTGTGGGATTCTTCCCAGCAACTGTTTGCCTTGTCTTAACTCAACCGTTCCTTCTATTGAGAAGAGAAGGTCTCTAAGCTCCAGTCCTCCGGGCACGAGGAAGAAAGCTGCGCTTAAACTGTCTTTCAAGTGGAGAGAAGGTCACGCTACTGGTCCTTTAC TTTCTACGAAAATGCAGTTGCAGAGACCTGTGGCAGGTACTCAGGTTCCTTTCTGTCCGCTCGAAAAGAAGATGTTGGATTGTTGGTCTATCATTGAGCCAAGTAGCTTCCGTGTTCGTAGCAAAACTTATTTCAG agaaaagaagaaagagtttGCACCAAACTATGCTGCATATAATCCCTTTGGTGTTGATGTATTCTTATCGCGACGTAAAATAAACCATATAGCGCAATACGTGGAGCTTCCTGTTGTTAGTACAACCCCGACCAAGCTCCCATCTATCCTCGTTGTAAATGTTCAG ATTCCTTTGTATCCAGCTGCAATCTTTCAAGGTGAAACTGATGGAGAAGGGATGAACTTTGTTTTATACTTTAAACTTTCtgataattatttaaaagaGATTCCACCTCATTTTCAAGAAAGCATTCAG AGATTGATAGATGATGAGGTTGAGAAAGTTAGAGGCTTTGCTATGGATGCAAATGTGCCGTTTAGAGAACGGTTAAAAATACTGGGGCGTGTTGCAAACGTAGATGATCTCCAGTTGAATGGTGCAGAGAAGAAGCTCATGAATGCTTATAATGAAAAGCCTGTGCTTTCACGTCCACAACATGAGTTTTATTCG GGTGAAAACTACTTTGAGATTGATATTGATATGCATAGATTCAGCTACATATCACGGAAAGGGTTTGAAGCATTTTTAGATAGGCTCAAGAACTGTGTTCTTGATGTTGGACTAACTATTCAG GGGAATAAACCGGAGGAGTTACCGGAGCAGATTCTGTGTTGCGTTCGGTTAAATGGGATTGATTACATGAATTATCATCAGTTAGCTCTTGGTCAAGAATTTCTATGA